One Thamnophis elegans isolate rThaEle1 chromosome 2, rThaEle1.pri, whole genome shotgun sequence genomic window, GCTTTTGCCTTCTGCCAAGCGAGCAgtccgaaagcacgtaaaaaatgcaagtagaaaaatagggaccaccttcggtgggaaggtaacagcgttccgtgcgccttcagcatttagtcatgctggccacatgaccatggagatgtcttcggtcagtgttggctcttcggctttgaaacagagatgagcaccgccccctaaagtcgggaacgactagcacatatgtgcgaggggaacctttacatttacctttacaaTGGCTTttgcacggttccaccacaaatgcgcgaacgacaaaagcgcgcctgactaaaccgcgccgacaaaaccgcgccgacaaatgagcgctgaagcgcgccgacaacagcgcgccgacagaagcacgctgtaaccctaaccctaaaccaaaccctaaaccaaaccctaaacctaaccctaaacctaaccctaaaccttaccttaacttaaatcgcgcttctgttggcgcgctgttgttggcgcgcttttgacatcgcagttttagcgccgtggttttgtctGCGCatttttgacgttcgcgcatttgtcgggtcacgcttttgCACCATATCCTGATTACAATGAAGCCTAATAAGATGAAATGCTGTTGAAGTCAATTCTTCCTGTTGCAAATTTGAAATActtaaaaacactttatatacaaTCAGTACTGTACTAAATAAAAAGTATTAGAGTGGGAGTGACAATACTGCATTGGAATATTTTGATTCTGGAAAAGTATAATCAAAAATTGAAAACAGAGAAGATCTTCAAGTACTTTGTCCAATCTGGAAGTTTCTGAGCATATCATTTCTAGAATAAAATGAAGAGGGTTTTATACAAAACAGCCTCCAATGCCTCTTTTCATTTTCAGAGTCATCAAGTAAAATTTTAGTATAGGTCAGTGACCCAGActtcattaaaatatataatacaaattATAGCATGcatgataaaaataaatgttgtCATATTTTGCCTACTTTGTTGTAAACAATGCACATTTTCTACAGACTACAAACACAAACCTGGCAACAGGAAAAAATTATCTTGGGATATTTATTTGTCCACAGAAGCTGCATGTAGAATACTTTGGGGCTAGGAAGAAATGGTAGTAACTCACTGTAGATATTGGTAAACATTACAGTACAGCAAATATGACCCCGTATCTGCTGTACTGTAATGTACTGTACTCCTATCTTTGTAGAGATAAAGTCTTTCAGTGTTGGGAAATTGGCTCTTATTCTGTTTTGCCTGGCAAAAAGGTTTTTGccaaaagttttgttttgtgCACCAATGgacaatattaatttattttggctGTCTCACTTTTTTCTCATTGAATCAGTTAGGGTTAATAATCAGTGATTGATATATACCTCTTGAATGTATGTTGGTGCTTTTGAGTCAGTTATGACTCCTGGCGACTgtctggactagtccctgcaattttattggcaagatttggaagtggtttgccctttcccttcttcccaggACTGACAGAAAACTGGGAGGCCGAGGGTTCCAGTCTTGCTTGAGGTAGGAACCCAGTttttaacctggtgccttaaccaccgtACCAAACTGGCTCTGGCAAAGGTTATGTACCCAAAAACGTTTAGGACATGAGTTAACACTAGTGGTGAAATGTTGTGATATTTATCTTCCAATATTGCTGATGTATATTGAATCACAACAGAATAAAGCCCTCTAAAGTTTGTAAGTtgggcacttagacttatatactgcttcacagtataaccctctctaagcagtttacagagtcagcctcttgccccccataatctgggtccccattttacccacctcggaaggatggaaggctgagtaaactttGAGCCTagcaagatttgaacagccaaattgcagtcaactggcagtcatcagaagtagcctgcagtactgcattctaaccactgcgccgccatgGCTCTTTGGTATGAGAATATAATTGAATACAATTGGTATATTCTGTTTGTAATTCTATGTCAACAATTCTTTGTTTACAAGCTATCTTTGCATAGTCTTCCAGGTGCATCAGCATCTCACTGGAAAACCCCAATTCATCGTTTATTTGGAGTTTTCAAGAATTATCTGACAAGATATTTTGACCTTTATGTTGAAAATGAGCTTCTAGCCAATACCTAAGTATATGCAGccccttttaaattttttataaaGTTACCTCCAAACATAAGAGCAGTATTAAGTACACCTTTTGCTACCTGAAATAGCTTTCTTAGGAAACCAGTTCAAACTTTCTCCAGTTTCTCATATTTGATTTTTTCAGGAGTTTGCCAACCCTACACTTAACGAGAGAATTGCTAATAAAAGCTGAGACATGTTTCAGATTCCTCttgttttggtttgtttgttgcAAACTTCAAAGGGGCTCATGTAAAAAActtcatttaaaaaacattttaaaaagaaattaataatcAAAACATGAAACATTATACAAATCAAATAGGCATAGATGTAGCATTTCAGTGGGAGCTTTCCTCTCCTCATATTCTAAATGATTTATAGCAGTTTCAAGAAGGTAACGAAGAAATCGTTgggttttttttcatgttttccatGAGGTGGGATcatagtatttctcaacctcaactaGCTGTCTTCTTACAGGAAATGGGATTTAAAAGAGTGAGTGGGAGAGGCAGCAGATAATGGTTAGCAGCACACACTAAGTAAACTAGATAGGATGGTTAACTCAGGGAACTGAAGATAAAAATATAGGGTTCACCCCAAATTAAGAAAATAATGCCTGTAGAATAAAGGATCCTCCTTCAAAACTTTGTAAGAAGCAGCTAACCAGTGTATCACTAAAAAGTACACTTGTTTTTGTTAGGAAAGATAAATTTCTTCATCCATagattgttcttttaaaaaatcctgtgcTCACAAGTATAATGATAGGATATACTGAGATATGCTATTTATTTCACCCTCTGTCATGTCTACAAACTTCACAGAGGGCAAAAGGGTAGACTgacacttttaaaataattgtgaGGCACAAAGGAATAGGTTTGGCGACTAGCAGCAGAGCCTCCATGAGGTCTGGAGACATTGGGAGATGTTCAGCAGCGTGCATGTCTTTTGAAGCAGAAGAGGCTGCCAGAACCTAAGCATTGATAAATTCTTACTAGTGATGGTGAAGTTTGGTGGTTATTTTTCAAAACTCACTGACAGGTGGCACAAGATTGCTCTGTGGCCACAGGCTGTTTGTTATGTTTGTTATATCTTATACAGAAAATGATCGCTTTGTATATACCAAATCACTAGAAATATTTTAAGACTAAAATAACTAATGGGGCAGATTTCGGTTCCctcatattttaatttcttttgggaAATGTGATTAAGCAAAGCTAAAATTTACCCAAAGTATATTCACTTAAAAATAGTTattgatagataaaatagatCATCAAGGGAGACTCCCCCAAGAAGCCTAAAGGCTTGCCTTACTTAATGGGTTCATCGGGGATGTGagattaattttattaaatttacacaCTGCCCATCTCCCCAGTAAGGCGACTGAATGCTTACGGATTTGATGCGGTAGGAATCACAGAACAAATAAGAATGGCTCCCGTGTCCAAAGATTGTTGGCGAtactcttttttgttgttgctgctgaaaTGCATCAAAAGGCTGTTTAGGGTGCAGATTGAACAATTTACAAGACTGCAACACCACCATGAACACTAAAAGAAACACCTGCTGgattaaagtaggacgtaaagtgagatttggacattaagtgtgaaacctactgggtcacgctggacagcctcttagggaccctttacttctatattaaaaaagcCACATAgtcagagttgcagcttgcaaaagaacaggaggCAAGTTTCTAACTGCAGAGTTAGATAGTTCAATAGTCTCACAAGACGACAAAGTTCAATAGTCTCACAAGACGACAAAGGTTAGCTAAAGTTCGCTTAGAGACACCTGCTCAGTACCtatgacaaaaggagaagtaagactccatctccttataaggcttctctcctcaaggtaaccactaagaaatgagttaagtgtttccgtgttacgctgcctttgagaatgtataagaacgcctgCTTCgatgatgaaggttgttcagaacttgcaatgctagccatgggttagctttctgaacctggctgccaaataaacttttcctgtatcctgaagagtggaggagaggtaagggaagaagaaagaggtaaggagaggtgggtggaaggaagggagagaaagagaaggagaggagggaggaagggagagaaagagaaggagagagggtaggaaggggaagagagagggtaagagtaggggagaggtaagggaaggaagaaggggaaggagcagaggaaggaaggaagtagagaaggaagggagaaagaaaagaaagagaaaataaggtggtgtcacaacaggcgttagggatggtaaacaaaacaatccaaactgtactttataaccttttaaatggaataacaatagtataagaaagaaaaaaagaaaaaaaataaccatgtgaatgtacacctataattgtatgtaggagaataaatgacagtaaggatataaagcacaatataggtaaacaatatttggttataaatagctaagtataaataaatatagaattgtacataaaaatggataaagaataaggagattatgaacacaagatagaaatgtatagaagggaaaacactaactgcaaagaaaccgatacggaactgctgtatgatatacgatggaacttattgttcctatgttgttttaagtcatgtgtttgtttttgttgatgtgtttatgtgtttaaaataaaaatttttaaaaaacttttcctgtatcctgagaagtctaaagcctgtcattttttgCAACAGGATCAAGTAATATTTCTaccattgttgcagaaaatgacaggctttagacttctcaggatacaggaaaagtttatttggcagccaggttccgAAAGTTAGCGAAAAgcctaacattgcaaattctgaaccaccttgattatcgaagcacgcattcttatacattctcaaaagcattgcaacacggaaatacttaacacatttcttagtggttaccttgaggagaaagccttataaggagatgggggtctttcttctccttttgtttatggagtacgtgtcattaacgaactttaattgaaccttggacttttgacatagattttgacatagggacatcctgtggttaggcactggcttcctgttcttttgcaagctgaaactctgtctatgtggcttttaatatagaagtaaaggggctctaagaggctgtccagcctgacccagtaggtttcacacttaatgtccaaatctcactttacgtctgctttaccATGACCAACCAGATGCCCTGAAAAGCCATGGTATTATTAATAGTAGCACAAGTACTGAGGCACATAATGCTACCACCACTGTGGTCTCCTTCCCATTCATTACATGTGCATGTAGTGCGGACTCCGCCCCACTATTCTGCCAGGATCCCTCGCACAGCCCGCCTTGTCCATGTTTCTGCTTAAAAACCCTGGTTCTCTATCTGGCCAAGCGCTTCTGGGGAGCAGCTGCATTTCCCCCGCACTGGGAATCGGCTGTTCCCATgtgggtctccaactttggcaactttaagacctgtggacttcaactcccagagttcctcagccagctttgctggctgaggaactctgggagttgaagtccacaggtcttaaagttgccaaggttggagacccacgTGGGAAAGCATCTCGGGCAGCCACGTGCTATAAAAGAGTTAGCAAACTTTCCCGCACGAGGCTCCTCCGTAATTTTCCGTAACGATTCTTGGAGCAGcgctacaaaaaaaaaagaaactaatcAAGCGCCCAAAGGAAATGAATCgattaaaaaaaggcaaaaaaatcttttaaaaggcTGAAGCCGCGAGAACCAATCAGCGCCCTTCCCTCGAGGACGTCCTTTCCCGGCGTCGCATTCCCGAAAGTCCTAAAAACGTGCACGTGGATTGGCCGCCTTTCGGTGACCGTCGtttctgattggctgaagtcgCGGTGCCTCCTTGAAGTTGCGGCTTACGTTGGCGCCATTCATCGTCGGCCGACTCCGCTACATGCGGGCTTTGGATTGGTTGCTATGGCGGCCGGGCCCTTCCGTTGCTATGGCGGCCTCGTCGCTGGAGTTGGAGATGGCGGGAGCCGGAGTCGCGCCGGTTGGGTCTCGTCCGCGGCCGCTGCTGCTTCTCGGCCCTCCCGCCTCGGGTCGTTCGGCGCTGTTGTTCGGCGCAGCACTAGCGGGGGCTTCCGTGGTCCCCTCGGCTCGAGTGTTGTTCTTGGCCCCGCGGCCCCTGGAGCGGCTTCCGGGCGGGAaaacagctggaggaggaggaggagcgatCCAGGTGTGGATGAAACGGGGGCTTTGCAGGTCTCAGTCGAGGTGGAAACGGGGAAGGGTCGTTCCTGCGATATGCAAGATAAGCAATGTATCTGTAGGGATTGGTGGGGATTTGCTGGGCTGTTGTTTTGCGTTGGAGacgtctttgttatgtaaagggaACAGCtcggccttctcaatggcccattgacaaagtggggggatgggcaggaatctacaggcagctattcttttaaaacgtgtttcttcctttttcacacccagagaaatattctgcctttttcaatatttcctaggatatttcatttttttctgggagagggctggatggtaACTTCCCACACAACTTTTCCTCCTTCAGGTTTTCCTAGGACTTTATTTGTGGGGTGAGAGGTATGGCCGGAATTTTGGGGTATTTAGCTTCATTCTCTGGGGACTCCATAAAGTTCAACCTATTTTCTCTATGTTGATTAATCACATTGCAGAAAATTTGGAAGAATATCGGGGAGGGAAATAATTTCAGTTGTATTTCAGAAAAGTATTTATAGACTTAAAAtgtgttgtaggaagttatcacccagccctctcccagaaaaatgaaacatcctaggaaatattgaaaaaggcagaatatttctctggatgtgaaaaaggaagaaacatgttttaagaggcagaatagttgcctgtagcttcctgcctatccccactttgtcaatgggccattaagaagggcaagctggtccctttacataataaagacttctccacttcagctccaggggatgggattaaggcatgataatattgatcccaactgaccacatggcatctgagaactcaaccaaacctggattcaaaacgcagcctagagagtagcccctgcatggccccatgggagtcggacaaccaatcagaatacacttcttacacaggaacaggaaacagagaggtgggactgaacaggttataaaaagcctagcaagcccctccctcagcccttctcttcttctccaccaacattgaagcatgtgatccaccttttctgttcggggctcaagccacgtggccctgtccacccttaaaaccatctttccaagcagcctccatgtctccagtgtcttttttccccacttggagccgaacccagaaggacatttctttcatcagcgtCTCAAATAGTTAATACATAGAATTATGTTGAACGTCTGTAGGTATAAATGCACATTTTCTGTCATTAGCTTGCTGTGGAGATGGATTTCAAAATTAGTTACTCTAGCAAGATGTAAATTGTGGGGTTTCAGCTTTTCAGTATCTGCCATGATTCagggaaagtgtttttttttacgaAGGCTATCTTGATATCTACCATGACTTTGTGTCTAACACCCTTGGTCACTAATGTGTCGTTGTTTTTGTCTCAAGAAAATCCATTTCCTGTACCCGTCTTCCTTCCAGGAGCTACTTCAGCTGTTGGCCTCCCTGCATCACACCTTACCCAACAGCCCCTCCATGATTGCTCTGGATGGTTTGGAAGAATACCTGAACGGTTGTTCCAGCGCCTATACAGCAGCCCAGCTTGTAGCTCTCTTGCTGGACACATCCAATCATTTCGCTCAGAAACGCCATTTGTCTGTGGGCTGCCAGCTGGTGGTTTCCATGAAGTTTCTGGGAGAAGCTGGGGAAGAACCAGAATTTTTCTCAGCCATCGAACGCTACTTCCCAGCAAAACTGTGGCTGCATCCAGAGACTGGGAAAGACGGCGGTCTAGATAATCAAAATTTAACCAGGCTGATTAGGGCACAACTCCTCCGGCCAGGGACAAAGGATCAAGAATGGATGGTGAAATTTGATGCACAAGGTAGCATGACAGTCTCTCTGTTGCCATGCAAAAATGAACCTGAGGATGAAACGGTTTCTGAAAATAGGCCGCCTGATTCTGAAGTTGGTAGCACTCAGACTTAAGGACTTCTGGACAATATTTTGATCTACAGCAAACACACCTTCCATTAATAcagaatgtgattttttttttaaaatcaaagtttGAGTTTTTCATTTAGACTGAACTGGCGAGTTGACAATTTAAAGAAATGTAATCAATTTCAGTGTTGCACAAAGTTGGAGGTAGCTTGTATGCTATTTGGTCAGTTAGGAGAGTATTCTCTGCACTGTGATTCCTCTGGAAGGGGGGGTGGCTTGGGCTGCTCCAGTTTCTTAGCATTGATATGGATTTGTTAGCccttggaaggaaggagggagcccCATAAAAGATTGTATACTCTGCACAATAATCGTCCTAAGTTCTCTCAAGAAGCTGTGTTGGAGAAGCCTCCTCAAATATCTACTTGGGGAGACTGTCAAAAGGGCTTTCCGGCACTTAGGCCTTCAGCTGCTATTTGCAAACTGCCTGGAAATGAAACCAGATTAAGGAATCCCTTCTCAGATTTTAGCCCCAGTCTTTGGCTAAAGTGATGGCCTGATATTCATTGTGCATTATGTTTACATGGACCCTGATCGGTGGGTTTTCCTGCTTATCTCCACTGAATCAATAAAAAGGCCATTCCTTTCATTGCTCTATTAATGAACTggtaaaaaatacttttaatgccacaatttcatacacacacatacttaaaATGCAGCTTTTGCTTCTGTTCTGGTGaacttgtgtgtgtggggggggaagcaGTGAAAGACAATGACTAGACATGCAAGGATCTTCCATTAGTCGATGGGAGCGGAGGGGGCTGCCTGCAGTGAGATGGGACAGAGCAATCAAGCCAGGcagcacatgtatactgtttttctctaatttttctttaaaaataggataagccaagtacattaacatatagtggaaataacaccaaggggaggagtagcgggatagaagaaagatgggtagaaagggcgggagagaggatgggagggagggtgagaaggaagggagggagtggaccgggagagaggagtggtagagggggaggggaagtagggtagagggggatgatggagggaagatagaaagttggagggcggtggaagaaagaggtgtatggagaacggaagaggtatattgggcttttattttctggggcattgtcgacaagaggaattgatgcaattattgtttaatactgtatggtgtatacatgtgagtgtatgagaatgaaaataaaatatactaaaagtgttaaaaaaaaaaaagccaggcaGCACCGTGTGAGCTGGCCCAAGATAGAAAACTAAGTGTCAGCTTTGAATGGAAGGTGGCAGAAGCCGTTTCTCTATTCCTCAATTGCCACACAGAGAGGGGAAGGGCAGGAGGATGAAATGCATTGCTAGACAAAAGAGAACTTTCTCATAGAAGCCATAGAAGTCGCCTCTACAGGTGGTGGATAGAGACAGGGAGGAGTGCCTGGAGAGCCCCCCAATTAATCTAATGGGCCAACGTAACCTGTGAGTATTTCCTATTATACTGAAACCACGGGAAACATTTAGAGATGGTTTTCCATTtgattgtgccaatatgatgtacccaataaaGAAGCTCTTAGAGGAAGACCTTAGCCTCAGTATTCTGATTTGCTTGGTTGGGTTCGTTAGGCGGGATCACGACATTAAGTTTGAAGTCAAGCGGAAAAAGATGAACGGAGATTACTTTCAAGAAATGGGGCAAGGTCATCGTTCATGACTCCTAGCGCAAGACTCTCCAAACTTTTCAATCCCTTTCAGATGATTCATTGATCCccaattatatgaaaataataaattcagTACTATTACTTTTAATAGCACTACAAGTAATATACCCTTAGTACTTCCATTGACCTTTTGGAGTTGATATTGCTCACTTGAGGAACCTTGGAGGAATGGCCTTTACTCTAACCTTCCCCATCTAAAACTACCATTTGTACTTACAAGCCCATCTGTGGATAAGCTTGAGTCTTGGAGTTTTAACCAAAATATCAACAACATGCCACTGCAGTTAACTGCCCTGCATTTCTCATGGTATTTTGATTAAAAATTGGAGCATGGGAGTGCaggtactttaaaaaataattaaatttgtaATTGTCATCTGTAAACCACCCCAGTCGTTTTACCATGTCTAAATTTGATTGATTAAAAATACAAGTGCATCCTTGAATAAGCAgaacccaaattaatttggggtaTGTTTGGAAACTAAAAAATGTAAGCTTCTCCACAATAATATGTGGTGGGATAGCCTTCTGCCTGTACTAGACAAAGGACAGGCAGGTTTCAGGGCTGGTATCCACTTGTTCTCAACCAGGCCCAGAGAATCCATGGCCAAGCTGTGGAAGGCAGTGTTTTCGCCCTCAAGCTTACACCTGAGACAGACCAGCCAAATGGACTTGCAAAGTGTGGATATTATTTTGATCTCCGCCTGATAAAAAGATCTCCCCAAGTTCTAGGCTGAAAGTCAGGTCTTGGCTGTCATCCAATATCAGCCAGCGGAGCTAAAAAGCTGCATTTCTGATAGTGACTGCAAAGAGGCTTCTGTTAacgttgattaaaaaaaaactgtcatTAAGCAAGGCCAAGCCCGCTGCTGTTCAAAGGCTTTGAGGTTAGGTGTAACAGTTTTCTGAGTGTAAGATCGGAAGCCGAAGTCTTCAGAGACTGCCTGCTTTCATGCCTTCCGCTGTGCTTTTTACAAGATTGAATGAAACCTGTGAAATCAAGAGTGTGCCAGCAAGGAGTTGCTTTTCACGGAGTTCCAGTAGATTTGACGGTTACTAGCAAGGCTGTGGAGGTTATTTGTGGAGAAAAAAATGGGGATGGGATTGATCTGCTTAACATCCTAATGGAGTAGAACAAGGTTTCTCAAACTCagttaagatgtgtggaatttgactcccagaattctccagccagcatgagaTTGGACTATGTCAATATGTGTGTGCGTGTAGGTATGTGTCcaagggcagtggtctccaaccttggcaactttaagacctgtggatttcaactcccagagttcctcagccagcatagctggctgggggattctgggagttgacatccgcaggacttaaagtcgccaaggttgagaaatggttCTCATGGTAATGGATGTGATTCTCACAGCTGAAAAGATGGTTTACAGTCATCTGTTTGGCTTATTTAGTGTCTGGGTTTGCCCAATACCTTGGACTATAAATGATAGTTTATCAAATAAAATGATTAAGTTCACACATCACTAAGCCATTACTAAGTAGCCCACGATCAATGCAGATCAAAGGTCTGTTCTTGGCTGGTTAGAGCCATAAATGGAAGTATCCCATCGGATTAAATTGCCCAAACCCCCGGGCTCTAGATAAAGTCGGAAAtcaaaaaagcactttgggaagAATGACTTCTGTACTGACACCAAGAAATTGTATTGTTCTGCCCACAAGATCACCTGgggcgcagtggtgggtttcaaaaattgttcgaacctactctgtgggtgtggcctcctttgtgggagtggcttgccgcccatgtgactggatgggagtggcttgccgcccatgtgaccg contains:
- the SWSAP1 gene encoding ATPase SWSAP1 isoform X2, producing MRALDWLLWRPGPSVAMAASSLELEMAGAGVAPVGSRPRPLLLLGPPASGRSALLFGAALAGASVVPSARVLFLAPRPLERLPGGKTAGGGGGAIQELLQLLASLHHTLPNSPSMIALDGLEEYLNGCSSAYTAAQLVALLLDTSNHFAQKRHLSVGCQLVVSMKFLGEAGEEPEFFSAIERYFPAKLWLHPETGKDGGLDNQNLTRLIRAQLLRPGTKDQEWMVKFDAQGSMTVSLLPCKNEPEDETVSENRPPDSEVGSTQT
- the SWSAP1 gene encoding ATPase SWSAP1 isoform X1 — its product is MRALDWLLWRPGPSVAMAASSLELEMAGAGVAPVGSRPRPLLLLGPPASGRSALLFGAALAGASVVPSARVLFLAPRPLERLPGGKTAGGGGGAIQKIHFLYPSSFQELLQLLASLHHTLPNSPSMIALDGLEEYLNGCSSAYTAAQLVALLLDTSNHFAQKRHLSVGCQLVVSMKFLGEAGEEPEFFSAIERYFPAKLWLHPETGKDGGLDNQNLTRLIRAQLLRPGTKDQEWMVKFDAQGSMTVSLLPCKNEPEDETVSENRPPDSEVGSTQT